The Halomicronema hongdechloris C2206 genome includes a window with the following:
- a CDS encoding type II toxin-antitoxin system VapC family toxin: MTKYLLDTNIVLRFSNPSDEQHRLVTEAVATLLMHADECYLTAQVLIELWVVATRPVDVNGLGWSVEQTHNIIAQLLERFPVAEERPQIFSTWLAVVTKNQIKGKRTHDARIVAVMTTCDISHILTLNPDDFTGMSGVAVVHPQEVITKV; encoded by the coding sequence ATGACCAAGTACTTGCTAGATACCAATATTGTCTTGCGGTTTAGTAACCCGTCGGATGAACAGCATCGTTTAGTCACTGAGGCAGTCGCAACTCTGCTAATGCATGCAGATGAGTGCTACCTAACAGCGCAAGTCTTAATTGAGCTTTGGGTCGTTGCCACGCGTCCAGTTGATGTGAATGGTTTAGGGTGGTCAGTTGAGCAAACGCATAACATCATTGCTCAACTGCTCGAACGTTTCCCGGTTGCTGAGGAAAGACCGCAGATTTTTTCAACTTGGTTGGCTGTAGTCACTAAGAATCAAATAAAAGGTAAACGGACTCACGATGCACGTATCGTAGCTGTAATGACAACCTGCGATATTAGCCACATTCTCACCTTAAATCCGGACGATTTTACAGGTATGTCGGGTGTTGCGGTTGTGCATCCCCAGGAAGTCATCACTAAAGTTTAG
- a CDS encoding Uma2 family endonuclease, translating to MATTTQRLTLSDYLAYDDGTDTTYELVNGELVPMTLGMGQHGEIADFINTCFRHEIKRLGQDWVSRQMVIGIQSPRGDRWDTVRIPDVVVLSLSQWQELQNREAVIHLHEPPPVLVVEVVSESTKGANYRAKRAEYSVLDIPEYWIIDPLASKATILTLTEGWYDAAEFTNCDVVQSPTFPELEITVEEILRGDLS from the coding sequence ATGGCTACGACAACTCAGCGGCTGACACTCAGTGACTACCTGGCTTATGACGACGGTACAGACACTACCTATGAGTTGGTGAATGGGGAGCTGGTCCCGATGACGCTGGGAATGGGGCAGCATGGAGAGATTGCCGACTTCATAAATACCTGTTTTCGTCATGAAATCAAGCGGTTGGGGCAAGATTGGGTGTCAAGGCAAATGGTCATTGGCATCCAGTCCCCGCGAGGTGACCGCTGGGATACCGTTCGGATTCCGGATGTTGTGGTCTTATCGCTAAGCCAATGGCAGGAACTGCAGAATCGTGAGGCGGTTATCCACCTCCATGAGCCTCCCCCTGTGCTGGTGGTAGAAGTTGTTAGCGAATCTACTAAAGGTGCCAATTACCGGGCCAAACGGGCAGAATATAGTGTGCTTGACATCCCTGAATATTGGATCATCGATCCGCTGGCGTCAAAAGCTACCATTCTTACGCTGACTGAAGGCTGGTATGACGCAGCTGAGTTCACCAACTGTGATGTTGTGCAGTCACCGACATTTCCAGAACTCGAGATCACTGTAGAGGAGATTTTACGCGGCGATTTGTCATAA
- a CDS encoding Uma2 family endonuclease, which translates to MTRTLTQWSVADYHRMIAAGLLADRRVELLNGNVVEMAPELPIHRATYRRGARYLETLLGDRAVVFTTAPITLPSNGEPQPDIAIVTPPESRYDERHPGPEDVYWVIEVSNSTLVFDLEEKATLYARDDIAEYWVVDVPNRQLWVHRHPDASIYRQVQPLASGNINPLAFPDLEIRVERLLPEK; encoded by the coding sequence ATGACTCGGACGTTAACCCAATGGAGCGTTGCAGACTACCACCGCATGATTGCGGCGGGTCTGCTGGCAGACCGGCGGGTCGAACTCTTGAACGGAAACGTGGTTGAAATGGCTCCAGAGCTGCCGATTCATCGGGCCACCTATCGGCGAGGAGCCAGATATCTAGAAACCCTTCTGGGGGATCGAGCAGTAGTCTTCACCACTGCTCCTATCACCCTACCCAGCAATGGCGAACCCCAACCCGATATTGCCATCGTGACTCCCCCTGAATCTCGCTACGATGAGCGGCATCCAGGGCCAGAGGATGTCTATTGGGTCATTGAAGTCTCGAACTCGACCCTGGTCTTTGATCTGGAAGAAAAAGCTACGCTTTATGCTAGAGACGACATTGCTGAATACTGGGTGGTGGATGTGCCCAATCGTCAGCTCTGGGTGCACCGACACCCGGACGCCAGCATCTATCGTCAGGTGCAGCCCTTAGCGTCAGGCAATATTAATCCACTAGCCTTTCCAGACCTTGAGATTAGAGTGGAGCGGCTGCTGCCAGAGAAGTAG
- a CDS encoding FkbM family methyltransferase, translating into MSKPNSPGDWLFQQQWVAWMYDATLRRQLPLPYRLFAYYCALQKSIGCSQRIKKGRQCLQLMMHLNHRLSSSYVARLVLPNQLSIYVNLSDPRFLRVVNELVNPNEETATLDKFLKPGDTFIDIGANHGSFSIVASGLVGETGRIIAIEPQPVLADLVRCSLADNASCDYEVYEIACGSRSSTVTFFIPEDTSGSAGIFSAFSATHRHRQLTVPLRCLDEVLPWRDLPGNLFLKLDIEGSEYNCLAGARQLLLQRQPHILMEANLSTLKAADVSLEQLKALLATLQYGEFAEVSDLTQRYPLAELHLRGKTSRNILLFPKS; encoded by the coding sequence ATGAGTAAACCGAATAGTCCTGGGGATTGGCTGTTTCAGCAGCAGTGGGTTGCTTGGATGTACGATGCTACCCTAAGGCGGCAACTGCCTCTGCCCTATCGCTTGTTTGCCTATTACTGTGCTCTGCAAAAGAGCATTGGTTGCAGCCAACGCATCAAGAAAGGACGTCAGTGCCTGCAGTTAATGATGCATCTAAACCATCGGCTGTCTTCCAGCTATGTAGCTCGGTTAGTGCTGCCCAACCAGCTCAGTATCTATGTGAACCTCAGTGATCCCAGGTTTCTTCGCGTCGTGAACGAACTGGTGAATCCCAACGAAGAAACTGCTACCCTCGACAAGTTTCTCAAGCCAGGCGACACCTTCATCGATATTGGGGCGAATCACGGTAGCTTCTCAATTGTGGCCTCTGGCTTGGTTGGGGAAACCGGGCGCATCATTGCCATTGAACCTCAGCCTGTATTAGCTGATTTGGTGCGCTGTTCCTTGGCAGATAATGCTAGCTGCGACTACGAGGTCTATGAGATTGCCTGTGGCAGCCGTAGCAGTACGGTCACATTTTTCATACCAGAGGATACCTCTGGATCTGCAGGAATATTTTCAGCATTTTCAGCCACCCATCGCCATCGCCAACTGACGGTGCCCCTCAGATGTTTGGATGAGGTGCTGCCATGGCGAGACTTACCCGGCAATCTATTTCTTAAGCTAGATATTGAAGGCAGTGAGTACAATTGCCTAGCTGGCGCACGCCAACTGTTATTACAGCGGCAGCCCCATATCTTGATGGAGGCTAATCTGAGTACGCTCAAAGCCGCGGACGTTAGTCTGGAACAACTCAAAGCGCTACTGGCTACGCTGCAGTATGGAGAATTTGCTGAAGTGAGTGACTTGACGCAGCGCTATCCCTTAGCTGAGTTGCATTTGCGGGGAAAAACCTCCCGTAATATCTTACTGTTTCCCAAAAGCTGA
- a CDS encoding glycosyltransferase family 4 protein, which produces MHLIVLENEPSTRRGGQELSLFDVCQALVKRGHTLTLLYRQPGNLLAAYQDICQQMLSVEHYRLDMKRPLASGRQLLQDLRRIAIEPNSLIYCNQYHDSFFAWLLARLRRRPLVCHVRLPPPPNLGWQWSLGMRGAHRQIAVSQYTKSEWVAIGYNATRIDVVHNGIDIQRFTAAATLDDAYALRSQLISPAFNTSEYYLISYVGRLDRGKGIETLLHGFALAQQQYPQLHLAIAGKPHNDPSSYLQELKRLATNWRIDDSVTFLGHVDDPSQVYRASDLVVVPSEWPEPFGRTIIEAMACGVPVVASRVGGIPEILTKEFQQRLVSPGNAAQLAAAISDNLTWRITDPDLAQRCRQHIVAHFSLSRTIDGIEQAFARTHAT; this is translated from the coding sequence ATGCACCTCATTGTCTTGGAAAATGAGCCGTCGACCCGTCGCGGTGGCCAGGAGCTTAGCCTGTTCGATGTCTGCCAGGCGTTAGTTAAGCGTGGACATACCCTGACCTTGCTCTATCGGCAACCAGGAAACTTGTTGGCAGCTTACCAAGATATCTGCCAGCAGATGCTGTCGGTTGAACACTACCGCCTGGATATGAAAAGGCCATTAGCATCCGGACGACAGCTATTGCAGGATTTGCGGCGTATCGCTATTGAGCCCAACAGCCTCATCTACTGTAATCAGTACCACGACAGCTTCTTTGCCTGGCTGCTTGCCCGCTTGAGAAGGCGGCCATTAGTTTGTCATGTGCGACTACCGCCCCCACCCAATCTAGGGTGGCAGTGGAGCCTGGGTATGCGAGGAGCCCATCGCCAGATTGCCGTCTCCCAATACACAAAATCTGAGTGGGTAGCGATTGGCTATAACGCCACACGCATTGACGTAGTGCACAATGGCATAGACATCCAAAGATTTACAGCAGCCGCTACTCTAGATGATGCCTATGCCCTACGCTCTCAATTGATCTCCCCTGCTTTCAATACCTCTGAGTATTACCTCATTAGTTATGTAGGGCGTCTCGATCGAGGTAAGGGCATTGAGACTTTGCTGCATGGATTCGCATTGGCACAACAGCAGTATCCGCAGTTGCACCTAGCCATTGCGGGAAAACCTCACAACGATCCTTCCAGCTACCTGCAGGAGCTAAAACGCCTAGCGACCAACTGGCGTATAGACGACTCAGTTACCTTTCTAGGGCATGTGGATGATCCCAGCCAAGTCTATCGAGCCAGCGATCTAGTCGTAGTGCCTAGCGAGTGGCCGGAACCGTTTGGTCGCACGATTATCGAAGCAATGGCATGCGGAGTTCCCGTTGTCGCTAGTCGCGTTGGCGGTATTCCCGAGATCCTCACCAAGGAATTTCAACAGCGGCTAGTCTCTCCTGGCAATGCAGCGCAGTTGGCGGCAGCCATATCCGATAACCTGACTTGGCGTATCACTGATCCTGATCTCGCTCAACGCTGTCGACAGCACATCGTAGCGCACTTCTCGTTATCACGGACGATCGATGGCATTGAGCAAGCCTTCGCACGAACCCACGCCACGTAA
- the rpmB gene encoding 50S ribosomal protein L28 — protein sequence MSRKCQLTGKKANNAYAVSHSHRRTKRLQHANLQEKRVWWPQGKRWVKLRLSTKAIKTLQKKGLSAMAREAGIDLNKC from the coding sequence ATGAGCCGCAAATGTCAACTCACCGGCAAAAAAGCCAATAACGCCTACGCCGTTTCCCACTCCCACCGCCGTACTAAGCGGCTGCAGCATGCCAACCTGCAAGAAAAGCGCGTCTGGTGGCCCCAAGGCAAGCGCTGGGTGAAGCTGCGCCTCTCCACCAAAGCCATTAAAACCCTACAGAAGAAAGGCCTCAGCGCCATGGCCCGGGAAGCCGGCATCGATTTGAATAAGTGCTAA
- a CDS encoding proton extrusion protein PcxA, which yields MQIFGIFRAARQWLSRTPERALDQAYEAARMIEAIENDHFSGNPISSAYGNYGASAQAYFDGERQKYLNLIRLRMAEFHSSSSLLRVSDPKIMEIQVSDTRPNGLSVDVIDKPAIFFRKLRFVDEVLARYGKLESPPPSQRVITLPPDRSTSSSLSAGNGAPPPPSQKPPQKPPQKPPESERDRDRTDALSDRASVLPRSILRTVDRIRQDLDPKAETQVVKKFRTSKVKTTLAIKFLLLLVIVPLLTQQFSKNFLVGPIVDYIRAENQAGVFLNIEMEEEALHELQQFEERLRFEVLIGKVAPMPELEIEQTVREKATEIEEAYRRRSADAIKNVFADMMAVAAFITLLVTRKREVSTLKDFMDEIVYGLSDSAKAFIIILFTDMFVGFHSPHGWEVLLEGLSRHLGFAANREFIFLFIATFPVILDTVFKYWIFRYLNRISPSAVATYRNMNE from the coding sequence ATGCAGATTTTTGGCATTTTTCGCGCGGCGCGGCAGTGGCTCTCTCGCACCCCAGAACGGGCTTTAGACCAAGCCTACGAAGCGGCCCGGATGATCGAGGCCATCGAGAATGACCACTTCAGCGGCAACCCGATTTCATCAGCCTACGGCAACTACGGGGCCAGTGCCCAGGCCTACTTCGACGGCGAGCGGCAGAAATACCTGAACTTAATTCGGCTGCGAATGGCCGAGTTCCACTCCAGTAGCTCCCTGCTGCGAGTGTCGGATCCCAAAATCATGGAGATTCAGGTCTCCGATACCCGCCCAAATGGCCTCTCCGTGGATGTGATCGACAAACCCGCCATCTTCTTCCGCAAGCTGCGCTTCGTCGATGAGGTCCTGGCCCGCTACGGCAAGCTAGAATCACCCCCCCCCTCCCAGCGGGTGATTACCCTCCCCCCAGACCGCTCTACCTCCAGCAGCCTGTCAGCCGGCAATGGTGCCCCGCCCCCACCGTCCCAAAAGCCGCCCCAAAAGCCGCCCCAAAAGCCGCCAGAGTCAGAACGCGATCGCGACCGCACCGACGCCCTCTCCGACCGGGCCAGCGTCCTACCCCGCTCCATCCTCAGAACCGTTGACCGGATTCGCCAAGACCTCGATCCCAAAGCCGAAACCCAAGTCGTCAAAAAATTTCGCACCTCCAAGGTCAAAACCACCCTGGCCATCAAGTTCTTGCTGCTGCTGGTGATCGTGCCCCTGTTAACCCAGCAATTTTCCAAAAATTTCCTCGTCGGCCCCATCGTCGATTACATTCGAGCAGAAAACCAAGCCGGCGTCTTCCTCAACATCGAAATGGAAGAAGAAGCCCTGCACGAACTGCAACAATTCGAAGAACGGCTGCGCTTCGAAGTCCTCATCGGCAAAGTTGCCCCCATGCCAGAGCTAGAAATCGAGCAGACCGTGCGGGAGAAAGCCACCGAAATCGAAGAAGCCTATCGCCGCCGCAGCGCCGATGCCATCAAAAACGTCTTCGCCGACATGATGGCCGTCGCCGCCTTCATCACCCTACTAGTGACCCGTAAACGGGAAGTCAGTACTCTGAAAGACTTCATGGATGAAATTGTCTATGGCCTCAGCGACAGCGCCAAGGCCTTCATCATCATCCTCTTCACCGACATGTTCGTCGGATTTCACTCTCCCCACGGCTGGGAAGTCTTGCTAGAAGGGCTTTCCCGCCACCTTGGCTTCGCCGCCAACCGCGAATTCATCTTCCTGTTCATTGCCACCTTCCCCGTGATCCTCGACACCGTCTTCAAATACTGGATCTTCCGTTACCTCAACCGCATCTCCCCCTCCGCCGTCGCCACCTATCGCAACATGAACGAGTAG
- a CDS encoding serine/threonine protein kinase — MAGQIIGDRYEVEQQLGRKSGRWTLLARDLQTDTPVILKLLFIDEDLQPRDLRLFKREVEALKLLNHPATPQFLHYFEIELPQDGQALVLVQSYVIGTSLKTYLDQGRQFSEADAKIIARAILKVLVSLHQMEPPIIHRDIRPNNVLLMESSDPQVCLVDFGSVKALSSGNTALTVVGSDGYTPPEQMGGRALTVSDLYSLGATLVEIITGQSPAKLPRRGLTIEFEAAATFSPDFSAWLQRMLAPGLEQRWSSAEAALAALPSD, encoded by the coding sequence ATGGCTGGTCAAATTATCGGCGATCGCTACGAAGTAGAACAGCAATTGGGACGAAAATCAGGGCGCTGGACCCTGCTAGCCCGGGACTTACAAACGGATACGCCCGTCATTTTGAAGCTACTGTTTATCGACGAAGACCTCCAGCCCCGGGATCTGCGCTTGTTTAAGCGGGAAGTAGAAGCTCTAAAGCTACTAAATCATCCCGCCACGCCTCAGTTTCTGCACTATTTCGAAATCGAGTTGCCCCAGGATGGCCAAGCCCTAGTGCTAGTGCAGAGTTACGTCATTGGCACCTCCCTCAAGACCTACCTCGATCAAGGCCGTCAGTTTAGCGAAGCCGACGCCAAGATCATCGCCCGCGCTATTCTCAAGGTGCTGGTGTCCCTGCATCAGATGGAGCCGCCCATCATTCATCGCGATATTCGCCCCAACAATGTGCTGCTGATGGAGAGCAGCGATCCCCAGGTCTGTCTCGTGGACTTTGGCTCCGTCAAAGCCCTATCCTCCGGCAACACTGCCCTGACAGTAGTTGGCAGCGACGGCTATACCCCACCAGAACAGATGGGGGGGCGGGCCTTGACCGTCTCAGATCTCTACAGCCTCGGCGCCACCCTCGTGGAAATTATCACCGGCCAATCGCCAGCGAAGCTGCCGCGACGAGGGCTGACCATCGAGTTTGAAGCCGCTGCAACCTTTAGCCCTGACTTCAGTGCCTGGTTACAGCGGATGCTAGCCCCAGGCTTAGAGCAGCGTTGGTCCTCTGCAGAAGCAGCCCTAGCCGCCCTGCCCTCTGATTGA
- a CDS encoding ribbon-helix-helix domain-containing protein, which produces MPKPAKPQIRVYIPEETDRLLKAIAGIKDSSVNAIVNEAIEAWLKEAEQQEIIQKFNLDKLDEIG; this is translated from the coding sequence GTGCCTAAGCCAGCTAAGCCACAAATCCGGGTCTATATTCCTGAGGAGACCGATCGCTTGTTAAAGGCGATCGCGGGTATCAAGGACTCTTCAGTGAATGCGATCGTGAATGAGGCGATTGAGGCATGGCTCAAGGAGGCGGAACAGCAGGAAATTATCCAGAAGTTCAATCTCGATAAGCTGGATGAAATTGGTTAG
- a CDS encoding argonaute/piwi family protein: MNITIELISEPHLEFNNSFLHPDKKTGIVEHGPFGRTDPALHPDKIKVGIVGTRATCEACQQWISVCETYIETDRTKTENWEVDDDSEESIEQEELAKRDILVKGLSPDFIGINSTTNFASEIVTSDRWVSTFQEREAKAIADTESHIERVEKAADLISDHISQIATASPHPSVILVAIPKVLFDKASSAKLPNGNYLNLRRILKARSMKWGVPIQIFLEPTLTGKDKSLQDKATRAWNFATALYFKCGGVPWKGHGLEEDTCYIGISFYNTEDERGRNILRSGVAQAFDYLGQGIILRGDPFEWDSSEYGRTPHLKREEACNLITNTLNEYKRIRRLPPRRVVIHKSSRYWGKEHTAYNELDGFMEGIETVNPDASIDLLTLNKSDIRLAREGKYPPIRGTYALIEDSLPIIYTHGFTPYFETYPGVHVPEPWAIIERHGDSGPRELATELLALTKMNVNNAAFSDGVPITLAFSQRVGDVLKEVGPEMTVRSEYSFYM, from the coding sequence TCAAGGTCGGTATTGTAGGAACACGCGCGACATGTGAAGCCTGTCAGCAATGGATCAGTGTGTGTGAAACCTACATTGAGACAGATAGAACTAAAACAGAAAACTGGGAAGTTGATGATGACTCTGAAGAAAGTATTGAGCAAGAGGAACTTGCAAAACGCGATATTTTAGTAAAGGGGCTATCCCCTGATTTTATTGGCATAAACAGTACCACGAACTTCGCTTCAGAAATTGTTACTAGTGATCGTTGGGTCTCTACTTTTCAAGAGAGGGAAGCAAAAGCGATCGCCGATACAGAAAGCCATATCGAACGCGTTGAGAAAGCAGCTGACCTAATATCCGATCATATTAGTCAGATAGCCACAGCTTCACCGCATCCTAGCGTCATTCTGGTTGCAATTCCCAAAGTCTTATTTGACAAAGCTTCCTCAGCAAAGTTGCCCAACGGCAATTATTTGAATTTACGAAGAATTTTGAAAGCACGGTCTATGAAATGGGGGGTTCCCATTCAGATATTTCTGGAACCTACTTTAACTGGCAAAGACAAAAGCCTACAGGACAAAGCAACGCGAGCCTGGAACTTCGCTACTGCACTTTATTTCAAATGCGGTGGTGTTCCTTGGAAGGGTCATGGACTTGAGGAAGATACGTGTTACATTGGCATCTCTTTTTACAATACCGAGGATGAAAGAGGCAGAAATATCCTGCGGAGTGGCGTGGCCCAGGCATTTGACTATCTGGGGCAGGGGATTATTCTGCGGGGTGACCCGTTTGAATGGGATAGCAGCGAATATGGACGAACCCCTCATCTGAAAAGGGAAGAAGCGTGTAACCTAATCACCAACACCTTGAATGAGTACAAAAGAATCAGACGGTTGCCTCCCCGAAGGGTTGTAATTCACAAGTCTTCTCGGTATTGGGGGAAGGAACATACTGCATACAATGAACTCGATGGTTTTATGGAGGGCATCGAGACCGTCAACCCAGATGCGAGCATCGATCTGTTAACACTGAATAAAAGTGATATCCGTCTAGCTCGCGAGGGAAAGTATCCGCCAATTAGAGGCACGTATGCCCTGATTGAAGACTCTCTTCCCATTATCTACACACACGGATTTACACCATACTTTGAGACGTATCCTGGTGTTCATGTTCCCGAGCCTTGGGCAATTATTGAGCGACATGGGGATAGTGGCCCACGTGAGCTTGCCACTGAACTGCTGGCACTCACTAAGATGAATGTCAACAACGCTGCCTTTTCAGATGGAGTTCCTATCACGCTTGCCTTCTCTCAACGTGTCGGAGATGTTTTGAAAGAAGTGGGACCAGAAATGACTGTACGTTCTGAGTACTCTTTCTACATGTAG